A genomic region of Pelodiscus sinensis isolate JC-2024 chromosome 1, ASM4963464v1, whole genome shotgun sequence contains the following coding sequences:
- the IFT27 gene encoding intraflagellar transport protein 27 homolog: MVKLAAKCILAGDSAVGKTALTQMFCSDGAHFQKNYTLTTGVELLVKTVSVPETSDSVELFIFDSAGKELFSEMMEKLWEQPNALCIIYDVTNEQSFSNCAKWLERLRARTLGMHLPGVLVGNKTDLIGRRAVEQKRAEEWAEIQGLQYCETSVKEMENVEVPFHILANSFHQLYREKVETFHSLV; this comes from the exons ATGGTGAAACTCGCCGCCAAGTGCATCCTGGCAG GTGACTCAGCAGTGGGGAAGACTGCCCTGACCCAGATGTTTTGCAGTGATGGAGCtcatttccagaaaaactacacacTG ACGACAGGCGTGGAACTGTTGGTGAAGACTGTATCTGTTCCAGAGACAAGTGATAGCGTG GAGCTCTTCATTTTTGACTCAGCGGGCAAAGAACTATTTTCTGAGATGATGGAGAAACTG TGGGAGCAGCCCAATGCCTTATGTATTATATATGATGTCACCAATGAACAGTCTTTCAGCAACTGTGCCAAATGGCTGGAAAGGCTGAGGGCACGGACCCTTGGAATGCACCTTCCAG GTGTTTTAGTGGGGAATAAAACAGACTTGATTGGTCGACGAGCTGTGGAGCAGAAACGGGCAGAGGAGTGGGCTGAGATCCAGGGCCTGCAATACTGTGAGACATCAGTG AAGGAGATGGAGAACGTCGAAGTTCCTTTCCACATCCTGGCAAACTCATTCCATCAACTATACAGAGAGAAGGTGGAAACCTTTCACTCACTAGTATGA